Below is a genomic region from Gasterosteus aculeatus chromosome 2, fGasAcu3.hap1.1, whole genome shotgun sequence.
ACCGGTGGCCGCTGTCTTCGCGTACCGTTTGTCCACACTAGATGACTAGTGTCCTCTGAAGTCCACCGACGACCAGACATGTGCGGTCTTAACACTGTCCGGTGGCGGAGAGCAGGTTGCGCAGGGTGGCCAGCTCTCTGGACAGCTGCTCCACGCGTTTTTGTAAACGATCGTTCTCCGCGGCCAGTTCCAGCACTTTGTGCTGAGTCTCCATGTTGCGCACTTTGGCTTTGTCCCTGCTCTTCCTCACGGCGAGGTTGTTCCTCTCCCGCCTCACCCGGTACTCCTCGCTGTCCTTGTCCAGGCGCTTCTTCGCATTCCCGGAGGACATCTTGCCACTGTGCGTCGGGGACCCGCTTTTACCTGAAGGCGCAGGTGTGCCGGGCGGGCTGGAGCAGGTCGAGGACGCGCTGGAGATGTTTCCGAGACTGCCGCTGGTGGACTGGTAGTGCACGTAGAAACCGGACGAGCCGTTCTCCATAGTTGCGTCCCTCTCGGCCGCGGCTCTGTAGCGGCTCCCGGGGAGTTCGGGGCTGAGCACGCTATCCACGCGGGTTTCCTGCAGCTCCGTGTAACCCAGCGCGTAAGGCTCCCTCGGGTCCCTCGGGTTGTCGCACTGACTGCTCTCCAGCTCGGTCAACAGCGAGTAGTTCTTGTAGTTCTGCAGAGCCGCAACTCTTTTCAGCTTGCTCTCGGGCAGGAAATCAGAGTAAGCGTCCCCCTgcagctggtggtggtggtggggttgctg
It encodes:
- the cebpb gene encoding CCAAT/enhancer-binding protein beta, whose product is MEVAGFYDEGGFAIHGRDGIIGSVSGGAHWRVGDSMTELGIEERERAIDFSVYLDSALHCPQQAAQTHHQQQQQHHHHHHQQQQQQQPHHHHQLQGDAYSDFLPESKLKRVAALQNYKNYSLLTELESSQCDNPRDPREPYALGYTELQETRVDSVLSPELPGSRYRAAAERDATMENGSSGFYVHYQSTSGSLGNISSASSTCSSPPGTPAPSGKSGSPTHSGKMSSGNAKKRLDKDSEEYRVRRERNNLAVRKSRDKAKVRNMETQHKVLELAAENDRLQKRVEQLSRELATLRNLLSATGQC